Within Xanthomonas theicola, the genomic segment CTACGACATCGACCTGTTCAAGTGCATCTACTGCGGTTTCTGCGAGGAAAGCTGTCCGGTGGACTCGATCGTGGAAACCCACGTGCTCGAGTACCACTTCGAGAACCGCGGCGAGAACATCGTCACCAAGCCGCAGCTGCTGGCGATCGGAGACCGGCTCGAGGCCGAGATCGCCGAGCGCCGCGCCGCCGACGCCGCCTTCCGCTGAGGTCCCGACATGGATTGGGTAAATATCGCTTTCTGGATCTTCGCCACCATCGCCGCGGTCTCCGCCGGCGCGGTGATCAGCGTGCGCAACTCCGTGTATGCGGTGCTGTGCCTGATCCTGACCTTCTTCTCCATCGCCTGCGTGTGGCTGCTGGTGGGCGCCGAGTTCCTCGGCGTGACCCTGGTGCTGGTCTACGTCGGCGCGGTGATGGTGCTGTTCCTGTTCGTGGTGATGATGCTCGACATCGATACCGCGCGGCTGCGCCAGGGCTGGGTGCGCTACCTGCCGGTCGGGCTGGTGGTGGCGGTGGCGATGCTGGTGCAGATGGTCACCCTGATCGGGGTCAAGGCGCGGACCGCCACCCCGTTCCCGGCCGACAACGCCGCCGCGCAGGCCGCCGACACCTCCAACATCACCTGGCTGGCCAAGACCCTGTTCACCCAGTTCCTGCTGCCGTTCGAGTTCGCCGCGATCATCCTGACCGTGGCCGTGGTGGCGGCGGTGATGCTGACTCTGCGCAAGCGCACCGGCATCAAGACCCAGAATCCCGGCGACCAGGCCCGGGTCAAGGCCGGCGACCGCTTGCGCATCGTCAAGATGGACGCCGAAAAGCCCACGCTGCACACCCCGGCTCCGGCACCGCAGGAGGGCCAGCCATGATCACCCTGGGTCACCTGCTGGCGCTCGGCGCGGTGCTGTTCTGCATCAGCCTGGCCGGCATCTTCCTCAACCGCAAGAACGTCATCGTGCTGCTGATGTCGATCGAGCTGATGCTGCTGTCGGTCAACATCAACTTCGTGGCGTTCTCGCGCGAACTCGGCGACGCCGCCGGCCAGCTGTTCGTGTTCTTCATCCTGACCGTGGCCGCGGCCGAGGCCGCCATCGGCCTCGCGATCCTGGTGACGCTGTTCCGTACCCGCCACACGATCAACGTGGCCGAAGTCGATTCGCTGAAGGGCTGACCCGTAGATGGACATCACTCTCTCCAAGAGTCTGCTGATCGCGGTGGTGCTTGCGCCGCTGCTCGGCAGCATCATCGCCGGCCTGTTTGGCCGCCAGGTCGGCCGCCAGGGCGCCCAGTCCGTCACCATCCTCGGCGTGGCGGTCAGCTGCGCGCTGTCGTGCTGGACCCTGTACCAGCTGGTCGGGCAGGGCGCGGCGCCGTTCAACCAGAACGTCTACACCTTCTTCGAGGTCGGCCACTATTCGGCCCACGTCGGCTTCATGGTCGACCGGCTGACCGCCATGATGATGGTGGTGGTGACCTTCGTGTCGCTGCTGGTGCACGTCTACACCATCGGCTACATGGCCGACGATCCGGGCTACCAGCGCTTCTTCAGCTACATCTCGCTGTTCACCTTCTCGATGCTGAGCCTGGTGATGAGCAACAACTTCCTGCAGCTGTTCTTCGGCTGGGAAGCGGTGGGCCTGGTCTCGTACCTGCTGATCGGTTTCTGGTTCAAGCGCCCCAGCGCGGTGTTCGCCAACATGAAGGCGTTCCTGGTCAACCGCGTCGGCGACTTCGGCTTCATCCTTGGCATCGCCGGCGTGCTGCTGTGGTTCGGCACGCTGGACTATTCCACCGTGTTCGCCAACGCCACCGCCGTGCTCGGCAACGAGGCCGTCGGGGGCCTGGCCCAGGTGTCGCTGTTCCAGGGCCATCGGTGGAACGTGTCGACGATCATCTGCATCTGCCTGTTCATCGGCGCGATGGGCAAGTCGGCGCAGGTGCCGCTGCACGTGTGGCTGCCGGACTCGATGGAAGGCCCGACCCCGATCTCGGCGCTGATCCATGCCGCGACCATGGTCACCGCCGGCATCTTCATGGTGGCGCGCATGTCGCCGCTGTTCGAGCTGTCGCAGACCGCGCTGGACTTCGTGCTGTTCGTCGGCGCCACCACCGCGTTCTTCACCGGCCTGATCGGCATCGTGCAGAACGACATCAAGCGCGTGGTCGCCTACTCGACGCTGTCGCAGCTGGGCTACATGACCGTGGCGCTGGGCGTGTCGGCGTACTCGGCGGCGGTGTTCCACCTGATGACCCACGCCTTCTTCAAGGCGCTGCTGTTCCTGGCCGCCGGCTCGGTGATCATCGGCATGCACCACGAGCAGGACATGCGCAAGATGGGCGGCCTGCGCAAGTACATGCCGGTCACCTACTGGACCAGCGTGATCGGCACCCTGGCGCTGGTCGGCACCCCGTTCTTCGCCGGCTTCTACTCCAAGGACACGATCATCGAGGCGGCCGCGCACCATGCGCACGAATCGCACAGCTGGATTGCGACCTATGGCTACTGGGCGGTGCTCGGCGGCGTGCTGGTCACCAGTTTCTACAGCTTCCGCCTGCTGTTCCTGACCTTCCACGGCAAGGAACGCTTCCGCGATGCGCCTGCGCACGAGGCGCACGCGCACCACGACGGCGCGCGCACCGACGCCGAGGCGCAGGCCCATGCCCACGACGCGCACCACGACCAGGCGCACGACGACCACGACCATGGCCACCACGGCGCGCACGAACCGCACGAGTCGCCGTGGGTGGTGACGGTGCCGCTGGTGCTGCTGGCGATCCCGTCGATCGCGATCGGCTTCTTCACCATCGGCCCGATGCTGTTTGGCACCGATTGGGCCGGGCACCATGCCGCGGTGGCCATCAAGGGCCAGGCGGTCGGTTTCTTCAGCGGCATCATCGACTTCTACAACCCGGCGCGCGACACCGTCGGCGCGCTGGCCGAGGAGTTCCGCGGCCCGGTCGCGTTCGCGCTGCACGGCCTGACCCAGCCGCCGTTCTTCCTGACCCTGGCCGGCTTCGCCCTGGCCTGGATCCTGTACCTGTGGAAGCCGGCACTGGCGGCGAAGGCGCGCAAGACGTTCTCGCTGCCGGTGTGGATCCTCGAGAACAAGTACGGTTTGGACAAGCTCTGGATCAACGGCTTCGCCGGCGCCGGTCTCGGCCTCGGCAAGGTGTCGCGTGCGGTGGATACGCATGTCGTGGACGGCGTCATGGTCAACGGCACCGCGCGCGTGATCGACCTGGCGGCCAATCTGCTGCGTCGCACGCAATCCGGTTTCCTCTATCACTACGCCTTCGCGATGATCATCGGTCTCATTGCCCTGCTGGGCGTGCTGATGCATTTCTGGCGTTGACCTGTACGGAATAAGAACACGTGTCGAACTGGCCCCTGCTTACTCTCCTGATCTGGCTGCCGATCCTCGGCGGCGCGCTGATCCTCGCGTTGCGCGACGCCAAGGCGGCGCGCTGGGCGTCGCTGCTGGTCGCGTTGCTGACCTTCGCCCTCAGCCTGCCGCTGCTCACCGGCTTCGACTACGCCAGCGACGCGCTGCAGTTCGTCGAGACCCATGCGTGGATCCCGGCCTACGACATCGGCTACAACCTCGGCGCCGACGGCATCGCGGTGGCGCTGATCGTGCTGACCACGCTGGTCACGGTGCTGGCGCTGATCGGCGCCTGGACCTCGATCGAGAAGCGTGTCAACCAGTACGTGGCCGCGTTCCTGATCCTGGAAGGCGTCACCGTCGGCATCTTCGCCGCCACTGACGCGATGCTGTTCTACGTGTTCTTCGAGGCGATGCTGATCCCGATGTTCCTGATCATCGGCATCTGGGGCGGCCCGCGCCGCATCTACGCCGCGGTCAAGTTCTTCCTGTACACCTTCCTCGGCTCGGTGCTGATGCTGGTCGGGTTGATCTACCTGTACCTGAAGGGCGGCAGCTTCCAGCTCGCCGACCTGTACCAGCTCTCGCTGAGCTCCAAGGAGCAGACCTGGCTGTTCTTCGCCTTCCTGATCGCCTTCGCGGTCAAGGTGCCGATGTTCCCGGTGCATACCTGGCTGCCGGACGCGCACGTGGAGGCGCCGACCGCCGGTTCGGTGATCCTGGCCGCGATCGCGCTGAAGATCGGCGGTTACGGCTTCCTGCGCTTCAACCTGCCGATCCTGCCCGACGCCAGCAACGAATGGGCCGGGCTGGTGATCGCGCTGTCGCTGATCGCGGTGATCTACGTCGGCCTGGTCGCGCTGGTGCAGGACGACATGAAGAAGCTGATCGCGTATTCGTCGATCGCGCACATGGGTTTCGTCACCCTGGGCGCCTTCGTCGCCTTCGCCCTGGTCGGCTTCGGCAGCACCGACGCCGCGCGCCTGGGCCTGCAGGGCGCGATGGTGCAGATGATCTCGCACGGCTTCGTGTCCGGCGCCATGTTCTCCTGCGTCGGCGTGCTCTACGACCGCATGCATACCCGCCGCATCGCCGACTACGGCGGCGTGGCCAACGTGATGCCGTGGTTCGCCGCGTTCGCGATGCTGTTCTTCATGGCCAATGCCGGCCTGCCGGGCACCAGCGGGTTCGTCGGCGAGTTCATGGTGATCATGGCCAGCTTCCAGGCGCACCCGCTGCTGGCCTTCGCCGCGGCGACCACCCTGGTGATCACCGCCGCCTACACGCTGTGGCTGTACCGGCGCGTGTTCTTCGGCGAGGTGGCCAATGCGCACGTGGCCGAGCTGAAGGACATCAACGGCCGCGAGGCGCTGGTGCTGGGCGTGTTCGCGGTGGGCGTGCTGGTCCTGGGCCTGTATCCGAAGCCGCTGACCGACCTGATGGAACCCTCGATCGCAAAGCTGGCGGCGCAGATCGCCACCAGCAAGCTGTAATCGGGCCGTCGAGCGAAATGATTCCAGAGAGTTGATGATGACCACCCCTGCGCTGCTGCCCCTGACCGCCGTCGATCTGCCGCCCCTGCTCCCCGAGCTGGTGCTGACCGCCGGCGCCTTCGCCCTGCTGATGCTCGATCTGTTCGTCAGCGAGCGGAACAAGGCCTGGACCCA encodes:
- a CDS encoding NADH-quinone oxidoreductase subunit J; its protein translation is MDWVNIAFWIFATIAAVSAGAVISVRNSVYAVLCLILTFFSIACVWLLVGAEFLGVTLVLVYVGAVMVLFLFVVMMLDIDTARLRQGWVRYLPVGLVVAVAMLVQMVTLIGVKARTATPFPADNAAAQAADTSNITWLAKTLFTQFLLPFEFAAIILTVAVVAAVMLTLRKRTGIKTQNPGDQARVKAGDRLRIVKMDAEKPTLHTPAPAPQEGQP
- the nuoK gene encoding NADH-quinone oxidoreductase subunit NuoK, with the translated sequence MITLGHLLALGAVLFCISLAGIFLNRKNVIVLLMSIELMLLSVNINFVAFSRELGDAAGQLFVFFILTVAAAEAAIGLAILVTLFRTRHTINVAEVDSLKG
- the nuoL gene encoding NADH-quinone oxidoreductase subunit L — its product is MDITLSKSLLIAVVLAPLLGSIIAGLFGRQVGRQGAQSVTILGVAVSCALSCWTLYQLVGQGAAPFNQNVYTFFEVGHYSAHVGFMVDRLTAMMMVVVTFVSLLVHVYTIGYMADDPGYQRFFSYISLFTFSMLSLVMSNNFLQLFFGWEAVGLVSYLLIGFWFKRPSAVFANMKAFLVNRVGDFGFILGIAGVLLWFGTLDYSTVFANATAVLGNEAVGGLAQVSLFQGHRWNVSTIICICLFIGAMGKSAQVPLHVWLPDSMEGPTPISALIHAATMVTAGIFMVARMSPLFELSQTALDFVLFVGATTAFFTGLIGIVQNDIKRVVAYSTLSQLGYMTVALGVSAYSAAVFHLMTHAFFKALLFLAAGSVIIGMHHEQDMRKMGGLRKYMPVTYWTSVIGTLALVGTPFFAGFYSKDTIIEAAAHHAHESHSWIATYGYWAVLGGVLVTSFYSFRLLFLTFHGKERFRDAPAHEAHAHHDGARTDAEAQAHAHDAHHDQAHDDHDHGHHGAHEPHESPWVVTVPLVLLAIPSIAIGFFTIGPMLFGTDWAGHHAAVAIKGQAVGFFSGIIDFYNPARDTVGALAEEFRGPVAFALHGLTQPPFFLTLAGFALAWILYLWKPALAAKARKTFSLPVWILENKYGLDKLWINGFAGAGLGLGKVSRAVDTHVVDGVMVNGTARVIDLAANLLRRTQSGFLYHYAFAMIIGLIALLGVLMHFWR
- a CDS encoding NADH-quinone oxidoreductase subunit M; this translates as MSNWPLLTLLIWLPILGGALILALRDAKAARWASLLVALLTFALSLPLLTGFDYASDALQFVETHAWIPAYDIGYNLGADGIAVALIVLTTLVTVLALIGAWTSIEKRVNQYVAAFLILEGVTVGIFAATDAMLFYVFFEAMLIPMFLIIGIWGGPRRIYAAVKFFLYTFLGSVLMLVGLIYLYLKGGSFQLADLYQLSLSSKEQTWLFFAFLIAFAVKVPMFPVHTWLPDAHVEAPTAGSVILAAIALKIGGYGFLRFNLPILPDASNEWAGLVIALSLIAVIYVGLVALVQDDMKKLIAYSSIAHMGFVTLGAFVAFALVGFGSTDAARLGLQGAMVQMISHGFVSGAMFSCVGVLYDRMHTRRIADYGGVANVMPWFAAFAMLFFMANAGLPGTSGFVGEFMVIMASFQAHPLLAFAAATTLVITAAYTLWLYRRVFFGEVANAHVAELKDINGREALVLGVFAVGVLVLGLYPKPLTDLMEPSIAKLAAQIATSKL